The Muntiacus reevesi chromosome 10, mMunRee1.1, whole genome shotgun sequence genome has a segment encoding these proteins:
- the DNAJA1 gene encoding dnaJ homolog subfamily A member 1 — protein MVKETTYYDVLGVKPNATQEELKKAYRKLALKYHPDKNPNEGEKFKQISQAYEVLSDAKKRELYDKGGEQAIKEGGAGGGFGSPMDIFDMFFGGGGRMQRERRGKNVVHQLTVTLEDLYNGATRKLALQKNVICDKCEGRGGKKGAVECCPNCRGTGMQIRIHQIGPGMVQQIQSVCMECQGHGERISPKDRCKSCNGRKIVREKKILEVHIDKGMKDGQKITFHGEGDQEPGLEPGDIIIVLDQKDHAVFTRRGEDLFMCMDIQLVEALCGFQKPISTLDNRTIVITSHPGQIVKHGDIKCVLNEGMPIYRRPYEKGRLIIEFKVNFPENGFLSPDKLSLLEKLLPERKEVEETDEMDQVELVDFDPNQERRRHYNGEAYEDDEHHPRGGVQCQTS, from the exons ATGGTGAAAGAAACCACTTACTATGATGTTTTGGGGGTCAAACCCAATGCCACCCAAGAAGAATTGAAAAAGGCTTACAGGAAACTGGCCTTGAAGTACCACCCTGATAAGAATCCAAATGAAGGCGAGAAG tttaaacagatttctcaagctTATGAAGTGCTTTCTGATGCAAAGAAAAGGGAATTGTATGACAAAGGAGGAGAACAGGCAATTAAAGAAGGTGGAGCAGGTGGTGGTTTTGGCTCCCCCATGGACATCTTTGATATGTTTTTcggaggaggaggcaggatgcagagagagaggagag GTAAAAACGTTGTGCATCAACTTACAGTAACTTTAGAAGATTTATATAATGGTGCAACAAGAAAACTAGCTCTGCAAAAGAATGTGATTTGTGACAAATGTGAAG GCCGAGGTGGTAAGAAAGGAGCGGTAGAATGCTGTCCCAATTGCCGAGGTACTGGAATGCAAATAAGAATTCATCAGATAGGACCTGGAATGGTTCAGCAAATTCAGTCTGTCTGCATGGAGTGCCAGGGCCATGGGGAGCGGATCAGCCCTAAAGATAGATGTAAAAGCTGCAACGGAAGGAAGATAGTTcgagaaaagaaaattctagaagTTCATATTGACAAAG GCATGAAAGATGGCCAGAAGATAACATTCCATGGTGAAGGAGACCAAGAACCAGGACTGGAGCCAGGAGATATTATCATTGTTTTAGATCAGAAGGACCATGCTGTTTTTACTcg ACGAGGAgaagatcttttcatgtgtatggACATACAGCTGGTTGAGGCGTTGTGTGGCTTCCAGAAGCCAATATCTACTCTTGACAACCGAACCATAGTCATCACTTCTCATCCAG GTCAGATCGTCAAGCATGGAGATATCAAGTGTGTGCTAAATGAAGGCATGCCAATTTATCGTAGACCATATGAAAAGGGTCGCCTAATCATTGAATTTAAG GTAAACTTTCCTGAGAAtggctttctctctcctgatAAACTCTCTTTGCTGGAAAAACTTCTGCCTGAGAGGAAGGAAGTAGAAGAGACTGACGAAATGGACCAGGTAGAATTAGTGGACTTtgatccaaatcaggaaagacGGCGCCATTACAATGGAGAAGCATATGAGGATGATGAACATCATCCCCGGGGTGGTGTTCAGTGTCAGACCTCTTAG